In Lotus japonicus ecotype B-129 chromosome 5, LjGifu_v1.2, one genomic interval encodes:
- the LOC130720006 gene encoding serpin-ZX-like yields MELEKSKSNSINVALSFTKHVLSKEEYREKNVAFSPLSLYAALSVMAASADGPTHDDHLTTFFSQVLSPVFSSGDAAADSQHHLCFANGMWADKSLSLSHSFKQIATTHYKAALNSVDFQTEGDQVLREVNSLIEKENNGLIRQPLPPGSVSSSTKVMFANALLFKGEWKHKFDGVPSRIVFHLLNGTSVMVPTMTCKKRTQYISAFDGFQILRLPYKQGRDRKRRFSMCIFVPDAKDGLPVLIHKLSSESAFLKGKLPRRKVRVASFRIPSFNIPFTFEASNVLKEVGVVSPFSHSDADFTKMTKPSDKLYLENLFHKAFIDVNQKGTEATTSATAYCRIRLHHANFSKGIDFMADCPFLFLIREDFTGTILFVGQVLNPLDGADPVKEVSGRRSLRSYLVAKYKEQCVGRVQAKYGVGKVYEDVCGKCDVDFASQSNPECQ; encoded by the exons ATGGAGctcgaaaaatcaaaatcaaactcaATCAACGTTGCTCTGAGCTTCACAAAACATGTACTCTCAAAAGAAGAATATCGGGAGAAGAACGTCGCCTTCTCGCCCTTGTCTCTGTACGCTGCTCTTAGCGTCATGGCCGCTAGTGCAGATGGCCCCACACACGACGACCATCTCACCACCTTCTTCTCTCAGGTCCTCTCCCCTGTGTTCTCATCTGGTGACGCTGCTGCTGATTCACAACATCATCTGTGTTTTGCAAATGGAATGTGGGCTGATAAATCACTTTCACTTTCACATTCTTTTAAACAAATTGCCACCACTCATTACAAGGCAGCTCTCAATTCAGTTGATTTTCAGACCGAG GGTGATCAAGTTCTCCGTGAAGTGAATTCATTGATTGAAAAAGAGAATAATGGTCTTATTAGACAGCCTCTTCCTCCAGGGTCAGTGAGCAGCTCAACCAAGGTTATGTTTGCAAATGCATTGCTCTTCAAGGGTGAGTGGAAACACAAGTTTGATGGTGTACCATCACGAATTGTATTTCACCTCCTTAATGGCACCTCTGTTATGGTTCCCACCATGACATGCAAAAAGAGGACACAGTATATTAGCGCTTTTGATGGTTTCCAAATCCTTCGTCTTCCTTATAAACAAGGTAGAGATAGAAAACGCCGCTTCTCCATGTGCATTTTTGTTCCAGATGCCAAAGATGGACTTCCAGTTTTAATTCACAAGTTGTCTTCAGAATCTGCTTTCTTGAAAGGCAAGCTTCCTCGGCGAAAAGTGCGAGTAGCAAGCTTCAGGATTCCAAGTTTCAATATTCCTTTTACATTTGAAGCTTCTAATGTGTTGAAGGAGGTTGGAGTGGTTTCCCCTTTCTCTCATTCGGATGCGGATTTTACAAAAATGACCAAGCCTTCAGATAAATTATACTTGGAAAACTTGTTTCACAAAGCTTTCATTGATGTAAATCAAAAAGGcacagaagcaacaacatcggCCACTGCTTACTGTAGAATAAGACTACATCATGCTAACTTTTCGAAGGGTATAGACTTTATGGCTGACTGCCCTTTCCTCTTCTTGATCAGAGAAGATTTTACCGGAACAATCCTCTTTGTTGGGCAGGTGCTCAATCCCCTTGATGGAGCAGACCCGGTGAAGGAG GTTAGTGGTCGTCGTAGCCTGAGAAGTTATCTTGTTGCTAAATACAAAGAACAATGTGTAGGGAGGGTTCAG GCTAAGTATGGTGTAGGAAAAGTTTATGAGGATGTTTGTGGTAAGTGTGATGTTGATTTTGCATCTCAATCAAACCCTGAATGCCAGTAA
- the LOC130718396 gene encoding MYB-like transcription factor EOBI, whose translation MSTIPKRELGSSNEESELRRGPWTLEEDSLLIHYIARHGEGRWNMLAKSAGLKRTGKSCRLRWLNYLKPDIKRGNLTPQEQLLILELHSKWGNRWSKIAQHLPGRTDNEIKNYWRTRVQKQARQLNIESGSKRFIDAVKCFWMPRLLQKMEQNPSPSIHPSMTNMNFGNSVEASTSSMSTSFNVPSMCPSSPPQREFIDAASHLSTVSSPSNNPSSDSFQFSQLQEISQSPICAPNVFESNGYSYPNQESSYVDNNSYGLEGLNLDPLPTMENYDISQFDFQSVGSGWMLENMAEALWNMDAM comes from the exons ATGTCTACAATTCCAAAGAGAGAGTTAGGTTCTTCTAATGAAGAAAGTGAGCTGAGAAGAGGTCCTTGGACTCTTGAAGAAGACAGCTTACTCATACACTATATTGCTCGTCATGGTGAAGGTCGTTGGAATATGTTGGCCAAAAGTGCAG GATTGAAGAGGACTGGAAAAAGCTGCAGACTCAGATGGTTGAATTACTTGAAACCTGACATCAAGAGAGGGAATCTTACTCCACAGGAGCAGCTGCTGATCCTTGAACTCCATTCCAAGTGGGGCAACAG GTGGTCAAAAATTGCTCAGCATCTGCCAGGAAGAACAGACAACGAGATTAAGAATTACTGGAGAACAAGGGTGCAGAAACAGGCACGCCAACTCAACATTGAGTCTGGTAGCAAGAGATTCATTGATGCTGTCAAGTGTTTTTGGATGCCAAGGTTGCTTCAAAAGATGGAACAGAACCCCTCTCCCAGCATTCACCCATCCATGACAAACATGAATTTTGGGAATTCTGTAGAAGCTTCAACCAGTTCAATGTCAACCAGCTTCAATGTTCCTTCTATGTGTCCATCATCTCCTCCACAAAGGGAATTCATAGATGCTGCAAGCCATTTAAGCACTGTGTCCAGCCCCAGCAATAATCCTTCCTCAGATTCCTTCCAATTTTCACAGCTGCAAGAAATTTCTCAATCTCCAATATGTGCTCCCAATGTGTTTGAGAGCAATGGTTACAGCTATCCAAACCAGGAGAGTAGCTATGTTGATAATAATAGCTATGGATTGGAAGGTCTAAACCTAGATCCCCTGCCTACAATGGAAAATTATGACATTTCTCAGTTTGATTTTCAGTCTGTGGGGAGTGGCTGGATGTTAGAAAACATGGCTGAAGCTTTATGGAACATGGATGCTATGTGA
- the LOC130718590 gene encoding protein AGENET DOMAIN (AGD)-CONTAINING P1-like: protein MASKRKADAAASRFQQPKQPKQGEPVDEELFSVGDPVEIRFDEPDYEGAWFSARILEARGQGKFLVEYEHLHMDDDENQPRTDEIDSQYIRYPPKRGVLPGQLELTDTVDAFHNDAWWVASVVPSNAKPKPKAKAKAKSKSKSEPMPEPMYTVNLWSTHEELEFKCSDLRVHQD, encoded by the exons ATGGCAAGCAAACGGAAAGCCGACGCCGCTGCTTCACGCTTCCAACAACCAAAGCAACCAAAGCAGGGGGAGCCG GTTGATGAAGAGTTGTTTAGCGTTGGAGATCCTGTCGAGATTAGATTCGACGAACCCGATTACGAGGGAGCTTGGTTTAGTGCCAGAATTCTTGAGGCAAGAGGACAAGGTAAGTTTCTTGTTGAGTACGAGCACCTGCATATGGATGATGACGAGAATCAGCCTCGTACAGATGAGATTGATTCTCAATACATAAGGTACCCTCCGAAACGTGGTGTTCTTCCTGGCCAACTTGAGTTAACTGACACAGTCGATGCTTTCCACAATGATGCCTGGTGGGTTGCTTCAGTTGTTCCTTCCAATGCCAAGCCCAAGCCCAAGGCCAAGGCCAAAGCCAAGTCCAAGTCCAAGTCCGAGCCCATGCCGGAGCCCATGTATACAGTTAACTTGTGGAGCACTCATGAGGAATTGGAGTTTAAATGCTCCGATTTGAGGGTGCATCAAGACTAG